The Balaenoptera acutorostrata chromosome 15, mBalAcu1.1, whole genome shotgun sequence genome contains a region encoding:
- the E4F1 gene encoding transcription factor E4F1 isoform X5 has protein sequence MEGAMAVRVTAAHTAEARTEAGQEAGEGGVAAAAAAALAPGGFLGLPAPFSEEDEDDVHRCGRCQAEFTALEDFVQHKLQKVCQRVPQEALPATTSAAALLGQEVEPAAAGSEEPITVAHIVVEAAALTADISHAPDIVGGGHIKEVIVASEAEPGDSGMAEARGSPNRQGPGLSGEGEQAQVKLLVNKDGRYVCMLCHKTFKTGSILKAHMVTHSSRKDHECKLCGASFRTKGSLIRHHRRHTDERPYKCAKCGKSFRESGALTRHLKSLTPCTEKIRFSMSKDVVVGKEDTPTGPGASTVGTVTSSAMTGGPMETSPVIHLVTDAKGTVIHEVHVQMQELPLGMKALTPEPPGPEELPCSSEGSRENLLHQAMQNSGIVLERVPGEEGALEPAPPTVSSPQPLGDGPPELPLLEVEQVETVASEASAVPRTHPCPQCSETFPTAATLEAHKRGHAGPRPFTCPQCGKAFPKAYLLKKHQEVHVHERRFRCGDCGKLYKTIAHVRGHRRVHSDERPYPCPECGKCYKTKNAQQVHFRTHLEEKPHVCPFCSRGFREKGSLVRHVRHHTGEKPFKCYKCGRGFAEHGTLNRHLRTKGGCLLEVEELLVSEESPAAAAAVLADDPHTVLVEFSSVVADTQEYIIEATADDAETSEATEIIEGTQTEVDSHIMKVVQQIVHQASAGHQIIVQNVTMDQEAGLGTEAAAADTITIATPESLTEQVAMTLASAISEGTVLTARSGTNGTEQATVTMVSSEDIEILEHAGELVIASPEGQLEVQTVIV, from the exons ATGGAGGGCGCGATGGCAGTGCGGGTAACGGCCGCGCATACGGCAGAAGCCCGGACCGAAGCCGGGCAGGAAGCGGGCGAGGGCGGggtcgcggcggcggcggcggcggccttGGCCCCCGGTGGCTTCCTCGGCCTCCCGGCGCCCTTTAGCGAGGAAG ATGAAGATGACGTGCACCGATGTGGCCGCTGCCAGGCGGAGTTCACCGCCTTGGAGGACTTTGTTCAGCACAAGCTTCAGAAGGTCTGCCAGCGGGTGCCCCAGGAGGCCCTGCCTGCCACCACTTCTGCTGCTGCGCTGCTGGGTCAGGAG GTGGAGCCAGCAGCAGCAGGCTCAGAGGAGCCCATCACTGTGGCCCACATCGTGGTGGAGGCAGCCGCTCTCACGGCAGACATCAGCCACGCTCCTGACATTGTCG GTGGTGGACACATCAAAGAGGTCATCGTGGCCTCTGAGGCGGAGCCGGGGGACAGCGGGATGGCAGAGGCCCGGGGCAGCCCCAACCGTCAGGGGCCTGGGCTCTCTGGGGAGGGTGAGCAGGCCCAGGTCAAGCTGCTGGTGAACAAGGACGGCCGCTACGTGTGCATGCTGTGCCACAAGACCTTCAAGACG gGCAGCATCCTTAAGGCCCACATGGTCACCCACAGTAGCCGAAAGGACCACGAGTGCAAACTGTGTGGGGCCTCCTTTCGGACCAAAGGCTCACTCATCCGGCACCACCGGCGGCACACAG ATGAGCGCCCCTATAAGTGTGCCAAGTGTGGGAAAAGCTTCCGCGAGTCGGGTGCGCTGACCCGGCACCTCAAGTCTCTCACCCCGTGCACGGAAAAAATCCGCTTCAGCATGAGCAAAGATGTGGTTGTCGGCAAAGAGGACACTCCCACAG GGCCTGGTGCGTCCACCGTGGGGACTGTTACATCATCGGCAATGACAGGCGGGCCCATGGAAACTTCGCCTGTGATTCACCTGGTGACAGATGCCAAGGGCACTGTCATCCACGAAGTCCACGTCCAGATGCAAGAGCTTCCCCTGGGCATGAAAGCCCTCACCCCAGAG CCCCCCGGCCCCGAGGAGCTTCCCTGTTCCAGCGAGGGCAGCCGTGAGAACCTGCTGCACCAGGCCATGCAGAACTCCGGCATTGTCCTTGAGCGGgtccctggggaggagggagccctGGAGCCAGCCCCTCCCACTGTGTccagtccccagcccctgggagaTGGTCCCCCAGAACTGCCGCTGCTGGAGGTGGAACAGGTGGAGACA GTGGCCAGTGAGGCCTCAGCTGTGCCCAGGACCCACCCATGCCCTCAGTGCAGTGAGACCTTCCCAACGGCGGCCACCCTGGAGGCCCACAAAAGAGGCCACGCAG GGCCGAGGCCATTCACATGCCCGCAGTGTGGCAAGGCCTTCCCCAAGGCCTACCTGCTCAAGAAGCACCAGGAGGTGCATGTGCACGAGCGCCGCTTCCGCTGTGGGGACTGCGGGAAGCTCTACAAGACCATCGCCCATGTCCGCGGCCACCGGCGTGTCCACTCAGATGAGAGGCCCTACCCTTGTCCCGAGTGTGGCAAGTGCTACAAGACCAAG AATGCCCAGCAGGTGCACTTCCGGACACACCTGGAGGAGAAGCCGCACGTGTGCCCATTCTGCAGCCGAGGCTTCCGGGAGAAGGGCTCGCTGGTGCGGCACGTGCGGCACCACACGGGCGAGAAGCCCTTCAAGTGCTACAAGTGCGGCCGCGGCTTTGCCGAGCATGGCACGCTCAACCGGCACCTGCGTACCAAAG GGGGCTGCCTGCTGGAGGTGGAGGAGTTGCTGGTGTCCGAGGAGAGCCCCGCAGCGGCCGCCGCCGTCCTCGCCGACGACCCACACACCGTGTTGGTCGAGTTCTCGTCCGTGGTAGCCGACACCCAGGAGTACATCATCGAG GCCACTGCGGATGATGCAGAGACCAGTGAAGCCACGGAGATCATCGAGGGCACCCAGACGGAg GTGGACAGTCACATCATGAAGGTGGTGCAGCAGATCGTGCACCAGGCCAGCGCCGGGCACCAGATCATCGTGCAGAATGTGACCATGGaccaggaggcagggctgggcacagagGCAGCTGCTGCCGACACCATCACTATTGCCACCCCTGAGAGCCTGACGGAGCAGGTGGCCATGACGCTGGCCTCGGCCATCAGCGAGGGCACTGTGCTCACGGCCCGCTCGGGTACAAATGGCACCGAGCAGGCCACCGTGACCATGGTATCATCGGAGGACATTGAGATTCTGGAGCATGCGGGAGAGCTGGTCATCGCCTCGCCGGAGGGCCAGCTTGAGGTGCAGACGGTCATCGTCTAA
- the E4F1 gene encoding transcription factor E4F1 isoform X1 produces MEGAMAVRVTAAHTAEARTEAGQEAGEGGVAAAAAAALAPGGFLGLPAPFSEEGCWPDLLMAPVRCPAHSRGLSEPEVSPAGPGAGTGWSAQMVRGSDEDDVHRCGRCQAEFTALEDFVQHKLQKVCQRVPQEALPATTSAAALLGQEVEPAAAGSEEPITVAHIVVEAAALTADISHAPDIVGGGHIKEVIVASEAEPGDSGMAEARGSPNRQGPGLSGEGEQAQVKLLVNKDGRYVCMLCHKTFKTGSILKAHMVTHSSRKDHECKLCGASFRTKGSLIRHHRRHTDERPYKCAKCGKSFRESGALTRHLKSLTPCTEKIRFSMSKDVVVGKEDTPTGPGASTVGTVTSSAMTGGPMETSPVIHLVTDAKGTVIHEVHVQMQELPLGMKALTPEPPGPEELPCSSEGSRENLLHQAMQNSGIVLERVPGEEGALEPAPPTVSSPQPLGDGPPELPLLEVEQVETQVASEASAVPRTHPCPQCSETFPTAATLEAHKRGHAGPRPFTCPQCGKAFPKAYLLKKHQEVHVHERRFRCGDCGKLYKTIAHVRGHRRVHSDERPYPCPECGKCYKTKNAQQVHFRTHLEEKPHVCPFCSRGFREKGSLVRHVRHHTGEKPFKCYKCGRGFAEHGTLNRHLRTKGGCLLEVEELLVSEESPAAAAAVLADDPHTVLVEFSSVVADTQEYIIEATADDAETSEATEIIEGTQTEVDSHIMKVVQQIVHQASAGHQIIVQNVTMDQEAGLGTEAAAADTITIATPESLTEQVAMTLASAISEGTVLTARSGTNGTEQATVTMVSSEDIEILEHAGELVIASPEGQLEVQTVIV; encoded by the exons ATGGAGGGCGCGATGGCAGTGCGGGTAACGGCCGCGCATACGGCAGAAGCCCGGACCGAAGCCGGGCAGGAAGCGGGCGAGGGCGGggtcgcggcggcggcggcggcggccttGGCCCCCGGTGGCTTCCTCGGCCTCCCGGCGCCCTTTAGCGAGGAAG GGTGCTGGCCGGATTTGCTGATGGCCCCAGTAagatgcccagcacacagtaggggaCTCAGTGAGCCGGAAGTCTCTCCTGCAGGACCTGGGGCAGGCACTGGCTGGTCAGCCCAGATGGTGAGGGGCTCAG ATGAAGATGACGTGCACCGATGTGGCCGCTGCCAGGCGGAGTTCACCGCCTTGGAGGACTTTGTTCAGCACAAGCTTCAGAAGGTCTGCCAGCGGGTGCCCCAGGAGGCCCTGCCTGCCACCACTTCTGCTGCTGCGCTGCTGGGTCAGGAG GTGGAGCCAGCAGCAGCAGGCTCAGAGGAGCCCATCACTGTGGCCCACATCGTGGTGGAGGCAGCCGCTCTCACGGCAGACATCAGCCACGCTCCTGACATTGTCG GTGGTGGACACATCAAAGAGGTCATCGTGGCCTCTGAGGCGGAGCCGGGGGACAGCGGGATGGCAGAGGCCCGGGGCAGCCCCAACCGTCAGGGGCCTGGGCTCTCTGGGGAGGGTGAGCAGGCCCAGGTCAAGCTGCTGGTGAACAAGGACGGCCGCTACGTGTGCATGCTGTGCCACAAGACCTTCAAGACG gGCAGCATCCTTAAGGCCCACATGGTCACCCACAGTAGCCGAAAGGACCACGAGTGCAAACTGTGTGGGGCCTCCTTTCGGACCAAAGGCTCACTCATCCGGCACCACCGGCGGCACACAG ATGAGCGCCCCTATAAGTGTGCCAAGTGTGGGAAAAGCTTCCGCGAGTCGGGTGCGCTGACCCGGCACCTCAAGTCTCTCACCCCGTGCACGGAAAAAATCCGCTTCAGCATGAGCAAAGATGTGGTTGTCGGCAAAGAGGACACTCCCACAG GGCCTGGTGCGTCCACCGTGGGGACTGTTACATCATCGGCAATGACAGGCGGGCCCATGGAAACTTCGCCTGTGATTCACCTGGTGACAGATGCCAAGGGCACTGTCATCCACGAAGTCCACGTCCAGATGCAAGAGCTTCCCCTGGGCATGAAAGCCCTCACCCCAGAG CCCCCCGGCCCCGAGGAGCTTCCCTGTTCCAGCGAGGGCAGCCGTGAGAACCTGCTGCACCAGGCCATGCAGAACTCCGGCATTGTCCTTGAGCGGgtccctggggaggagggagccctGGAGCCAGCCCCTCCCACTGTGTccagtccccagcccctgggagaTGGTCCCCCAGAACTGCCGCTGCTGGAGGTGGAACAGGTGGAGACA CAGGTGGCCAGTGAGGCCTCAGCTGTGCCCAGGACCCACCCATGCCCTCAGTGCAGTGAGACCTTCCCAACGGCGGCCACCCTGGAGGCCCACAAAAGAGGCCACGCAG GGCCGAGGCCATTCACATGCCCGCAGTGTGGCAAGGCCTTCCCCAAGGCCTACCTGCTCAAGAAGCACCAGGAGGTGCATGTGCACGAGCGCCGCTTCCGCTGTGGGGACTGCGGGAAGCTCTACAAGACCATCGCCCATGTCCGCGGCCACCGGCGTGTCCACTCAGATGAGAGGCCCTACCCTTGTCCCGAGTGTGGCAAGTGCTACAAGACCAAG AATGCCCAGCAGGTGCACTTCCGGACACACCTGGAGGAGAAGCCGCACGTGTGCCCATTCTGCAGCCGAGGCTTCCGGGAGAAGGGCTCGCTGGTGCGGCACGTGCGGCACCACACGGGCGAGAAGCCCTTCAAGTGCTACAAGTGCGGCCGCGGCTTTGCCGAGCATGGCACGCTCAACCGGCACCTGCGTACCAAAG GGGGCTGCCTGCTGGAGGTGGAGGAGTTGCTGGTGTCCGAGGAGAGCCCCGCAGCGGCCGCCGCCGTCCTCGCCGACGACCCACACACCGTGTTGGTCGAGTTCTCGTCCGTGGTAGCCGACACCCAGGAGTACATCATCGAG GCCACTGCGGATGATGCAGAGACCAGTGAAGCCACGGAGATCATCGAGGGCACCCAGACGGAg GTGGACAGTCACATCATGAAGGTGGTGCAGCAGATCGTGCACCAGGCCAGCGCCGGGCACCAGATCATCGTGCAGAATGTGACCATGGaccaggaggcagggctgggcacagagGCAGCTGCTGCCGACACCATCACTATTGCCACCCCTGAGAGCCTGACGGAGCAGGTGGCCATGACGCTGGCCTCGGCCATCAGCGAGGGCACTGTGCTCACGGCCCGCTCGGGTACAAATGGCACCGAGCAGGCCACCGTGACCATGGTATCATCGGAGGACATTGAGATTCTGGAGCATGCGGGAGAGCTGGTCATCGCCTCGCCGGAGGGCCAGCTTGAGGTGCAGACGGTCATCGTCTAA
- the E4F1 gene encoding transcription factor E4F1 isoform X7, which yields MEGAMAVRVTAAHTAEARTEAGQEAGEGGVAAAAAAALAPGGFLGLPAPFSEEGCWPDLLMAPVRCPAHSRGLSEPEVSPAGPGAGTGWSAQMVRGSDEDDVHRCGRCQAEFTALEDFVQHKLQKVCQRVPQEALPATTSAAALLGQEVEPAAAGSEEPITVAHIVVEAAALTADISHAPDIVGGGHIKEVIVASEAEPGDSGMAEARGSPNRQGPGLSGEGEQAQVKLLVNKDGRYVCMLCHKTFKTGSILKAHMVTHSSRKDHECKLCGASFRTKGSLIRHHRRHTDERPYKCAKCGKSFRESGALTRHLKSLTPCTEKIRFSMSKDVVVGKEDTPTGPGASTVGTVTSSAMTGGPMETSPVIHLVTDAKGTVIHEVHVQMQELPLGMKALTPEVASEASAVPRTHPCPQCSETFPTAATLEAHKRGHAGPRPFTCPQCGKAFPKAYLLKKHQEVHVHERRFRCGDCGKLYKTIAHVRGHRRVHSDERPYPCPECGKCYKTKNAQQVHFRTHLEEKPHVCPFCSRGFREKGSLVRHVRHHTGEKPFKCYKCGRGFAEHGTLNRHLRTKGGCLLEVEELLVSEESPAAAAAVLADDPHTVLVEFSSVVADTQEYIIEATADDAETSEATEIIEGTQTEVDSHIMKVVQQIVHQASAGHQIIVQNVTMDQEAGLGTEAAAADTITIATPESLTEQVAMTLASAISEGTVLTARSGTNGTEQATVTMVSSEDIEILEHAGELVIASPEGQLEVQTVIV from the exons ATGGAGGGCGCGATGGCAGTGCGGGTAACGGCCGCGCATACGGCAGAAGCCCGGACCGAAGCCGGGCAGGAAGCGGGCGAGGGCGGggtcgcggcggcggcggcggcggccttGGCCCCCGGTGGCTTCCTCGGCCTCCCGGCGCCCTTTAGCGAGGAAG GGTGCTGGCCGGATTTGCTGATGGCCCCAGTAagatgcccagcacacagtaggggaCTCAGTGAGCCGGAAGTCTCTCCTGCAGGACCTGGGGCAGGCACTGGCTGGTCAGCCCAGATGGTGAGGGGCTCAG ATGAAGATGACGTGCACCGATGTGGCCGCTGCCAGGCGGAGTTCACCGCCTTGGAGGACTTTGTTCAGCACAAGCTTCAGAAGGTCTGCCAGCGGGTGCCCCAGGAGGCCCTGCCTGCCACCACTTCTGCTGCTGCGCTGCTGGGTCAGGAG GTGGAGCCAGCAGCAGCAGGCTCAGAGGAGCCCATCACTGTGGCCCACATCGTGGTGGAGGCAGCCGCTCTCACGGCAGACATCAGCCACGCTCCTGACATTGTCG GTGGTGGACACATCAAAGAGGTCATCGTGGCCTCTGAGGCGGAGCCGGGGGACAGCGGGATGGCAGAGGCCCGGGGCAGCCCCAACCGTCAGGGGCCTGGGCTCTCTGGGGAGGGTGAGCAGGCCCAGGTCAAGCTGCTGGTGAACAAGGACGGCCGCTACGTGTGCATGCTGTGCCACAAGACCTTCAAGACG gGCAGCATCCTTAAGGCCCACATGGTCACCCACAGTAGCCGAAAGGACCACGAGTGCAAACTGTGTGGGGCCTCCTTTCGGACCAAAGGCTCACTCATCCGGCACCACCGGCGGCACACAG ATGAGCGCCCCTATAAGTGTGCCAAGTGTGGGAAAAGCTTCCGCGAGTCGGGTGCGCTGACCCGGCACCTCAAGTCTCTCACCCCGTGCACGGAAAAAATCCGCTTCAGCATGAGCAAAGATGTGGTTGTCGGCAAAGAGGACACTCCCACAG GGCCTGGTGCGTCCACCGTGGGGACTGTTACATCATCGGCAATGACAGGCGGGCCCATGGAAACTTCGCCTGTGATTCACCTGGTGACAGATGCCAAGGGCACTGTCATCCACGAAGTCCACGTCCAGATGCAAGAGCTTCCCCTGGGCATGAAAGCCCTCACCCCAGAG GTGGCCAGTGAGGCCTCAGCTGTGCCCAGGACCCACCCATGCCCTCAGTGCAGTGAGACCTTCCCAACGGCGGCCACCCTGGAGGCCCACAAAAGAGGCCACGCAG GGCCGAGGCCATTCACATGCCCGCAGTGTGGCAAGGCCTTCCCCAAGGCCTACCTGCTCAAGAAGCACCAGGAGGTGCATGTGCACGAGCGCCGCTTCCGCTGTGGGGACTGCGGGAAGCTCTACAAGACCATCGCCCATGTCCGCGGCCACCGGCGTGTCCACTCAGATGAGAGGCCCTACCCTTGTCCCGAGTGTGGCAAGTGCTACAAGACCAAG AATGCCCAGCAGGTGCACTTCCGGACACACCTGGAGGAGAAGCCGCACGTGTGCCCATTCTGCAGCCGAGGCTTCCGGGAGAAGGGCTCGCTGGTGCGGCACGTGCGGCACCACACGGGCGAGAAGCCCTTCAAGTGCTACAAGTGCGGCCGCGGCTTTGCCGAGCATGGCACGCTCAACCGGCACCTGCGTACCAAAG GGGGCTGCCTGCTGGAGGTGGAGGAGTTGCTGGTGTCCGAGGAGAGCCCCGCAGCGGCCGCCGCCGTCCTCGCCGACGACCCACACACCGTGTTGGTCGAGTTCTCGTCCGTGGTAGCCGACACCCAGGAGTACATCATCGAG GCCACTGCGGATGATGCAGAGACCAGTGAAGCCACGGAGATCATCGAGGGCACCCAGACGGAg GTGGACAGTCACATCATGAAGGTGGTGCAGCAGATCGTGCACCAGGCCAGCGCCGGGCACCAGATCATCGTGCAGAATGTGACCATGGaccaggaggcagggctgggcacagagGCAGCTGCTGCCGACACCATCACTATTGCCACCCCTGAGAGCCTGACGGAGCAGGTGGCCATGACGCTGGCCTCGGCCATCAGCGAGGGCACTGTGCTCACGGCCCGCTCGGGTACAAATGGCACCGAGCAGGCCACCGTGACCATGGTATCATCGGAGGACATTGAGATTCTGGAGCATGCGGGAGAGCTGGTCATCGCCTCGCCGGAGGGCCAGCTTGAGGTGCAGACGGTCATCGTCTAA
- the E4F1 gene encoding transcription factor E4F1 isoform X6 has protein sequence MEGAMAVRVTAAHTAEARTEAGQEAGEGGVAAAAAAALAPGGFLGLPAPFSEEGCWPDLLMAPVRCPAHSRGLSEPEVSPAGPGAGTGWSAQMMKMTCTDVAAARRSSPPWRTLFSTSFRRSASGCPRRPCLPPLLLLRCWVRRWSQQQQAQRSPSLWPTSWWRQPLSRQTSATLLTLSGSILKAHMVTHSSRKDHECKLCGASFRTKGSLIRHHRRHTDERPYKCAKCGKSFRESGALTRHLKSLTPCTEKIRFSMSKDVVVGKEDTPTGPGASTVGTVTSSAMTGGPMETSPVIHLVTDAKGTVIHEVHVQMQELPLGMKALTPEPPGPEELPCSSEGSRENLLHQAMQNSGIVLERVPGEEGALEPAPPTVSSPQPLGDGPPELPLLEVEQVETQVASEASAVPRTHPCPQCSETFPTAATLEAHKRGHAGPRPFTCPQCGKAFPKAYLLKKHQEVHVHERRFRCGDCGKLYKTIAHVRGHRRVHSDERPYPCPECGKCYKTKNAQQVHFRTHLEEKPHVCPFCSRGFREKGSLVRHVRHHTGEKPFKCYKCGRGFAEHGTLNRHLRTKGGCLLEVEELLVSEESPAAAAAVLADDPHTVLVEFSSVVADTQEYIIEATADDAETSEATEIIEGTQTEVDSHIMKVVQQIVHQASAGHQIIVQNVTMDQEAGLGTEAAAADTITIATPESLTEQVAMTLASAISEGTVLTARSGTNGTEQATVTMVSSEDIEILEHAGELVIASPEGQLEVQTVIV, from the exons ATGGAGGGCGCGATGGCAGTGCGGGTAACGGCCGCGCATACGGCAGAAGCCCGGACCGAAGCCGGGCAGGAAGCGGGCGAGGGCGGggtcgcggcggcggcggcggcggccttGGCCCCCGGTGGCTTCCTCGGCCTCCCGGCGCCCTTTAGCGAGGAAG GGTGCTGGCCGGATTTGCTGATGGCCCCAGTAagatgcccagcacacagtaggggaCTCAGTGAGCCGGAAGTCTCTCCTGCAGGACCTGGGGCAGGCACTGGCTGGTCAGCCCAGATG ATGAAGATGACGTGCACCGATGTGGCCGCTGCCAGGCGGAGTTCACCGCCTTGGAGGACTTTGTTCAGCACAAGCTTCAGAAGGTCTGCCAGCGGGTGCCCCAGGAGGCCCTGCCTGCCACCACTTCTGCTGCTGCGCTGCTGGGTCAGGAG GTGGAGCCAGCAGCAGCAGGCTCAGAGGAGCCCATCACTGTGGCCCACATCGTGGTGGAGGCAGCCGCTCTCACGGCAGACATCAGCCACGCTCCTGACATTGTCG gGCAGCATCCTTAAGGCCCACATGGTCACCCACAGTAGCCGAAAGGACCACGAGTGCAAACTGTGTGGGGCCTCCTTTCGGACCAAAGGCTCACTCATCCGGCACCACCGGCGGCACACAG ATGAGCGCCCCTATAAGTGTGCCAAGTGTGGGAAAAGCTTCCGCGAGTCGGGTGCGCTGACCCGGCACCTCAAGTCTCTCACCCCGTGCACGGAAAAAATCCGCTTCAGCATGAGCAAAGATGTGGTTGTCGGCAAAGAGGACACTCCCACAG GGCCTGGTGCGTCCACCGTGGGGACTGTTACATCATCGGCAATGACAGGCGGGCCCATGGAAACTTCGCCTGTGATTCACCTGGTGACAGATGCCAAGGGCACTGTCATCCACGAAGTCCACGTCCAGATGCAAGAGCTTCCCCTGGGCATGAAAGCCCTCACCCCAGAG CCCCCCGGCCCCGAGGAGCTTCCCTGTTCCAGCGAGGGCAGCCGTGAGAACCTGCTGCACCAGGCCATGCAGAACTCCGGCATTGTCCTTGAGCGGgtccctggggaggagggagccctGGAGCCAGCCCCTCCCACTGTGTccagtccccagcccctgggagaTGGTCCCCCAGAACTGCCGCTGCTGGAGGTGGAACAGGTGGAGACA CAGGTGGCCAGTGAGGCCTCAGCTGTGCCCAGGACCCACCCATGCCCTCAGTGCAGTGAGACCTTCCCAACGGCGGCCACCCTGGAGGCCCACAAAAGAGGCCACGCAG GGCCGAGGCCATTCACATGCCCGCAGTGTGGCAAGGCCTTCCCCAAGGCCTACCTGCTCAAGAAGCACCAGGAGGTGCATGTGCACGAGCGCCGCTTCCGCTGTGGGGACTGCGGGAAGCTCTACAAGACCATCGCCCATGTCCGCGGCCACCGGCGTGTCCACTCAGATGAGAGGCCCTACCCTTGTCCCGAGTGTGGCAAGTGCTACAAGACCAAG AATGCCCAGCAGGTGCACTTCCGGACACACCTGGAGGAGAAGCCGCACGTGTGCCCATTCTGCAGCCGAGGCTTCCGGGAGAAGGGCTCGCTGGTGCGGCACGTGCGGCACCACACGGGCGAGAAGCCCTTCAAGTGCTACAAGTGCGGCCGCGGCTTTGCCGAGCATGGCACGCTCAACCGGCACCTGCGTACCAAAG GGGGCTGCCTGCTGGAGGTGGAGGAGTTGCTGGTGTCCGAGGAGAGCCCCGCAGCGGCCGCCGCCGTCCTCGCCGACGACCCACACACCGTGTTGGTCGAGTTCTCGTCCGTGGTAGCCGACACCCAGGAGTACATCATCGAG GCCACTGCGGATGATGCAGAGACCAGTGAAGCCACGGAGATCATCGAGGGCACCCAGACGGAg GTGGACAGTCACATCATGAAGGTGGTGCAGCAGATCGTGCACCAGGCCAGCGCCGGGCACCAGATCATCGTGCAGAATGTGACCATGGaccaggaggcagggctgggcacagagGCAGCTGCTGCCGACACCATCACTATTGCCACCCCTGAGAGCCTGACGGAGCAGGTGGCCATGACGCTGGCCTCGGCCATCAGCGAGGGCACTGTGCTCACGGCCCGCTCGGGTACAAATGGCACCGAGCAGGCCACCGTGACCATGGTATCATCGGAGGACATTGAGATTCTGGAGCATGCGGGAGAGCTGGTCATCGCCTCGCCGGAGGGCCAGCTTGAGGTGCAGACGGTCATCGTCTAA